A region of the Pseudoliparis swirei isolate HS2019 ecotype Mariana Trench chromosome 21, NWPU_hadal_v1, whole genome shotgun sequence genome:
tctttgtctgagtttaacatcaaagttgcaggtcatccatgttttatgtctttaagacatgcttgaattttacactggttttatcgataaatatagttgagtgtcatctgcataacaatgaaagtttatggagtgtttcctgataatattgcccaaaggaagcatgtataaggtaaataaaattggtccaagcacagaaccttgtggaactccgtgattaacgttggtggttataatacaaactgagatcgatctgatctgctccagtctctgtaacaggatgtcatggtcaatggtgtgaatgcagcactaaggtctaacaagaccaggacagaggagtcctttatctgctgccattaagaggtcatttgtaattttcaccagtgcctcgcgtgctgtggtgttttctaaatcctgattgaaatttctcaaataaactattatgatgtagaaagttacacaactgatttgcttcttcaggagaggtttaataacagccaccttgaaggagtgtagtgcgtggcctgttagcagagacacattgataatatctaatctttaagcagcctcgtgggatggggtccaagagacaggtgagTAGGCGTGTTcaagaaaccgttgaaaataattggtcacaaatcttttcattaaagaagttcataaagtcattaccactaaggtttataggaatgctagaaacctggggttgttttattttttattattgatgagtaataggctgctctggcattacggaggccttcttatatgttttaagactatctcgccaaactagcgggattcttcgagaatTAGTTAACCATATATGCTTCAGCTTTGCGCGCGTTTAGTTGGTTGCGGGGTCTGAGGGACAGGGAGCAATATGTGATGAATGGAATACGTAGTCTTTATGAATGTCGTGTCAAAGCGGGAGGAGGGCAGCAGCTTCTCGTACCTTTTCAGGGTGGAGTGTTTTATGTGAGACGGAACAAACTAAAaggtattttattcatttttattggcAGCATCCAAACTCAGATGTACCAGTCAACAGACAAAAAGGCATTTGTGTTCAACATGTGGACTTAAACTCTTTATTGTGAATGCAGAAACAAGATAAAGTGTATTCTGATTTTTaagaatataacaacatttataGTACAGGCATTTGCTGTTTTTAGGGAATCTCAGGAATTGCTGCCTCAAAATATACAATAACATAAGATGTCACATATTTGTCTTAATATTATCAAcatacttttttgttgttggtgtcTGTGAGCTAATTAAAACCTAATGTTTCGAGTCTGCCTTGCTCGACACCGACTGGCACGGAGGAGGAATGTGTGAGTCACGTGATCGAGCTGTGGCCTGCAGCCGAGGAGCATTTAcggcaggggtgtccaaagtccggcccgcgggccaatgttttataacagtgtattttcatgtaacttttgtggtttaaaaaatgtctgtactttatcacaattggccctagttgcaaaaagtttggacaccgaTGATTTCCGGGAAGTGAAAGCGTTTCTGCTTCAACTTGAGCTGGAAAGTCCCTCGATCTGAAATGAATCAGccggcgccctctagtggccaagtgGAGGATGTTTTTATTGAGTGAGGGGTTTGGCCTCAGGGAGTTTGACAATCTGTTCAACACACGACACAAACcctagaaacagacacacaaccactgTGTGACTGGAGTTAAACCGGCCTGAGATCGGCTCATTATTTACAAATACAACCACAGAGTGCACGTGTGATTCCTACGATGTTTATCTCCTCTCATAAATAAACTGCATCGTGGTGAGAATAAATCTCCAGTCGATCATTTCCCTGCTTTGTTCCGATATTAGACACACACGTTGTTATCTTTGAGCTCTAATTGGCTGTAATGTTtcccaggttggatgtgaaagactaagaacaagacTTTCacatgagttgtagtttaatttaggatTTATGAATAGACTTGAGTCAAGGATGGCcactactccacctcctcgtccgGGGCCTCAAGGAATGTGAATTtgaatatgacttggaggagttgattcatttaggcatattcttcatgactcagccaggtttcagttagacaacatgaATATATGAGAATGTCtgatatttaataatttactaATACAACTTTAGATGACatagatctaatatttaggagtccacatttaaTCTTCCTGTTTTGTTGTGCTCCTGAAATAGTGGTGTTGACCTTTATGAGGTCAttttgtacgactcctcttctggttacttttgatttaattaattgaagtggccaTGGGACAGACAGTCTCTACTGAGTTATGGGTCACGCCTCCAATGGAAGTGCAGAGAAGTGTAAGACGACAACTCTGCTTCCGCTTTTCTCAAAATGTCGGATGTGTTGTTTAGTTTATGTGATTTAACTATAGCCACGAACCACGAATATAACAGGTTTCAATTTATTCCAGCAACAAGACCTTTAAGAACATGTTTAATTTATGTGGTCTCCACTGTTTGAATTTCTGTTTCCTGTTGAAACATTGTTCACCGTTTCCTGGTCGAGAGTGAAACATTCTGTTTATAAATAGTTGTTGTTATTTGTGGATTATAATGTATCACCCcgaaaaatataaacaataaattCAAATCTGTGGAAAATATTATTTGAAGGAATACACTTTTTACTTGGTAAAGTCaattcccctccccacacacacacacacacacacacacgcccttaCAGTAAGTAAAAGTGAAACTGAACTCACAGcccacaggaggacagagacacGGAGGACGTCGTCTGGTCGAAAGGTTTTACTCTTCGCTGATTTCTCTTCTAAAAAAACGAACAGTAAGTTAAAGTTACTTCTTccagttgttattattattattatgtataaatGCTGCAACTCTGTACATTACTTTATGATCTATATTATGAAGTAGGTGTATTATGGAACCACGAGTGGTGGCCCATTGCCTTCACTGCTCACTGTACATTACTTCACCACGTAAAACATGATGAAAAGTTATTAACTAATTATTGTCTCTCTGTAGTAGCCTACTTGGTGAAGAAGTGTGTTGAAAcatttgtttataaatataaaaaataatataagaaaAGTTTTTGCAGACGTGAAACTTTACTGAATGATCATAAAGTAAAATAGTTAATGtttgttagagagagagagaaacagagagggaggggggcaaTGGTCGAGCGAGATAGAGAGTGACTAAAGAGAGGTGGTGAAGACACCAACTCCCATGATACCACGCTGCTTCATGATGTCACCAAACTCCACCTGTCGTTGTCTCGCGAGAGACCTCAAGCAGCAGAACGTTTTATAGGCCACTGTACGTTTAAAGAATGAGAGGACACTAATATGAGTTAACTGTCTTACAAAACGAGGGGAAATAGTAATgttgaatattattattgtatataaaatatataatatgtgaaaCGTTATTATTCTTTTTCAGTGTCAAACATCACGAGAATTGTCATCCTGGGGAAAACTGGAGTTGGGAAAAGCAGCCTGGCTAACACCCTATTTGGAGAGGGGCTGTTCAGGGTCGGACACACTTTGAACTCTGAAACAAGAACGTGTCAAGCAGAAACTAAACCTGTCAATGGAAGAAACATCACTCTGATTGACAGTCCTGGTTTCTTTGACACACATCGGTCTGAGAACGACCTGAAGTCTGAAATAGTGAGGTGCGTCACAGAGTTCGCTCCTGGGCCTCATGTCTTTCTCATTGTGCTTAAAGTGGAGAGATTCACAGAGCAGGAGCAGGCCGTCATCGCTAAAATGCACGAATACTTTTCTGACGAATTTTTAAAGTACGCGATAGTCCTCTTCACTCATGGTGACCAGCTCCCTGAAGGACAGACCATTGAGAGCTTTATCTGTAATAATAAGCTGGTGATGGAGCTGGTGGAGAAGTGCGGAGGCCGCTGCCACATCATCGATAACAAATGCTGTGAGAACAACCCGCAGGAAAGATACCGGAACAACCAGGTCCAGGTGAAGGAGCTCCTCAACACAATAGATCAGATGGTTGAGGCAAACAGAGGAGGATGCTACATCAATGAGATGCTACAAGCAGTGGAGGAAAGAATAAAACAGGAGGTGCAACTCATTAGAAAGTcaccaggaaacatgtcagaggGAGAGATCAGAGAGAAGGCTAAAGACAAAGTAGTTTTGGCGCTTTGTCTCGGTTTGGCATGTGTCTCAGTAGGTGTAGTGTTGGGAGTTTTTTTTGGTTCAGCAGCAAGTATGCAAGTAGTTGGTGCACTTATAATGAGAGGGTTTGCTTTAGCCACAAAGTAATAAGGTGCAGCAGGTGTTAGAGCAATTACTGGTGTAAAGTCCTAATTGCTCTCTAACATCTGTCGTGTGCACGGTGGCAGGAGGTGCTGCAGGATGTTGTGCAGCCGAGGGAGCAGACACACTGTCGGAAGCAGCAGAGAGGTCAGCGAAGGTCGTCATTGATGGAAGCAAATCTACTTCGGACGAAGTAAAATATTGTTTGAGttaaacaatatattttaaacCTGTAATGAGCTACTGCTCTTGAAAAAGTTCGTTAAAAAGTCAAATCACGCAATAAATTgcatgctaatttttttctaaaCAATATTTAACCACTGAGAGTATTATGGTTAATCATAAGTAATGTATAatatttctaaatgtttaatttactttttcattcattactattattactatctTACTATTCAAAAGATTCGTCATTTAAGTTTAATTCTCTTTCATGATTTACgatgtcttttctttttattaagcTACCAGTTTTTTTGTCTCATATCAATATATTCTCCACATATATTCTCATTATTTAGTGTCTATTGACAGCTGATGATGACGGCttcaatgtgtttttctttcatgtttcaATATGTGATCACATGTTCTTCGTTGTTGACTGAATGGTAAGAAGAAGTAAATAAGTGAACCCCTGATCATTAAATCAATGATTTACATTGTTCATCTTTGTAATCATGTATCTTTTtattacaaaacaaacaaataaaaccggtTTGTATTCTGGACATTCCAACCAAAGTCCAGACTCTAATCTCTGAGGGTGCCTCCatatgaaaaggagagagagctcctcctcctggagaggctaacttgtagtaccatattgccccaccagagggctgcgctcactaaatgctggtgagagaagctataaaactgaccTTCCTTTTGAGCTTGCAGAACTAAatcaatatttcaaataaaaatcatggaAAACACATTTCATCTGTCTTTGAAacttaaacaataaaacaaatgtaattccTAACTACtgatttttttactttatacatgAAATAAACAACACAATGATCCTGCTTTTGTATCATATTCAGCCATTTATTCAACATGATTGTCATGAGTACTGGATTTTATAAAACAGAGTAAATGTTGCCACTACATTAATATACTGCAGATATGGCCGACAAGCAACAAGGCACCAAAtactattttttaaaaagaagaagaaattaatttaatttccaACACTATTCATCACATATCGCATCACTTCGCATTCAAATGTAAGAAGAGGAAATCCTCAAATTGTCTTTTTCTTCAAGAGTCTACGTATCCGATTGAGAAATCTATCAAATCTCGCTTGATTCACTCACAGAGGCTGGCAAAAGACAACAACGCCTACATGGGGCGGCTCTAATCACACTAAACAATCCTCATATGTTAAGCACAAAAACTTGTTCCAAGTACGATATCATTATTATTGACATGATGTGAAATGTAGTGTTTCCATTGATGTGTGCAAATAGACAATATGTTGCTGAACGGTAAATTTTTATTAGCAATCCACACTGGCTATGAGATTGACATGGTTAGCGCCCTACACTgcacaatttattttaaaaaaggaaaatcggAAACCGTTTGCAGTCTCTTGGGAAGCGTCACCAGGGCCTTCGGTTCCGACTGACTTTGTCCGTCGTCACTTCTGAACCTCAAAACATCTGGATCGGAAACAAACCGTTGAAGAATTAAATTCAAGGAGTCAAATCAAAAAAAGGGAGTGCATACGAGGGTGGAGGCTGCAGGAGAGTGCGGAGGTCGCTGCGCGTTCCCCGAGCCGACGGCTCGACCACTAGCTCGCTTCTTCTCTCCGCTCGCCGCCCGTGGCTCCGGTTCGAGCCGCCGCGGTCCGATCCTGCAGCGCCAGCTGCATGGCCCAGACGCTCAGGGGCCTCATGTACGCCAGAGAGCGGTAGATATTCTTCTCGCAGTAGGCTTCGGGTGTCTGGAAGGCCATGCCCAGCCTCTCCCACACGGTCCGGTAGCATCCCTCCGCCGTGCGCATACCCTCCTCCAGCATACCCTGAGAAGAGGATAGAAACAAAAGGACGTGACACAGGCGGCTCAACCGGCCTGAACAAACAGTCATCATCCAGTTACATTTTGTGTCACGAAACAAACTACAttaaaaaactagaacgggcactcggtagagcgcataccttctcatatcacaagattgggcattgaattatgaacatgttggcattagctgcatgccaattggatacaaattgaccgtgctatggtaaaaagaagattttgaccttttcatgaccttgacctttgacccgatcaatcccaaaatctaatcaaatggtccccggataataaccaagcatcccaccaaatttcaagcgattcggtttaatagtttttgagttatgcgaataacacgcacgcatacaaatacaaataaatacacagcgatcaaaacattaccttccgcatttttaatgcgaaggtaaaaatagagTTTTGAGCTTGTTTTCAGTCAAGATCAATAGCTCCGTTAATATGAAGCATGATTAAAAGTTTACATTTTAGATTTAAAACCACAGAGCTGCAACAAAACCTGAAAGAATGCATATAATTCAAATAATAAATGACTTGAAtgtgagatacacacacacacacacacacttacctcatGGATCATAGTGGCTGCCAGTCCGTACACGACTCCAATCCAGACCTCATCTGACTGGACACTGGACCGGTCCGGCACCCCTTCAGGGCGCATGCCGTTGACGGCCCCCATCTGGCCGCCGGCGAAGCTCATCACATTCAAGTCAAAGACGGATTTTAATGCGCTCTGGATTTTTTCTTTTGGAAAAGCCTGAAaaatcatgggggggggggggggaagcgagGACGTGATAATGAGACCACAAAGCATTGACGGAGGCCCTAACATAAAAAAACGTTATTAAAAGTTGGTGTTGGCACAGGGAAATGATCAGATGTCAAGTCATGAACATTAAACTATTTACCTTCCACAGATGGATTTACATTTGCTAGACTCGGAATTAAAAAAGCTATAAAAGCTATaaataagaagaaaacaatCTGAGAATATCCCTTCTCAACCTGGACGGGAGAGGAAGGCCGGATCGCCCGTTGTGTGAACTCACCTCGTAGTCTCCGTCTCCGAGCCCGGAGGCTCTCAGGAACCAGTGGCCGGCGCACTGGTCAGCCATCACGCTGTTGGAGAGGTCTCTCCCGCTGCTGTCGTAGTTGTAGTACTTGCCTGAACGTGAACCGAGTCaaataggagaaaaaaaagggatgcAATGTCGCCGTAAACACGTCATTGCATCTGGCTCTTCGTTTAGCTTCTCGGGGGATTTCGTGCAGCTCACCGTTCCACAGCAATTTGTCAAAAGCGGCGCCGCCCCGGTCCAAGATGTCCCTGTAGCGCTTGTACGTCTCCTCGTTCTCCACCAGTCGGGACATTTTACACATCACACACAGGGACGCCAACCACAGCCCACCGCAGTACGCACTGTGGAACACCAAATACAagatttttggggggaaaagacTACACGTATTTAGAAGAGAGATTTCAGTGGGAGGTGTATTAAGATCGCTCGCTGCTTTGAATCTATAAGTCTAATTAAACCACATTATTCTTCTAAGGATTTCTACACAACCCAGGTTCATTTCCCAACCCCTCAGGTCACATTTAGAGAAGCAGCTCTACTAATTCCTTCCCCCTGCCATCTAACTCACACTAAACCAAGACCTTTTTAAGGAAtagatttaattcaattcaaatagAGGGGCTACATTATTGGTATTAATTGCATCGCGGGAGCTAATAATGGTTTTAGGTGTTTACTGTGTGAAGTTAGGACTAGAAGACGATGCTTAAGTTCATAAAGAGTCAGTGTTTAATACCCAAAGgtaataaccacacacacacacacacacacacacacacacacacacacacacacacacacacacacacacacacacacacacacacacacacacacacacacacacacacacacacacacacacacacacacacacacacacacacacgagtcttCTGTTCTGAGAATAATGAATATTCATCTCTCATCTGCATACTTCTGTAATTGCTTCTCTACCTCGGTCCAGTCACCGTCCAACCATCATAGGTCTGGTCTGCGTATCCAGAGTTCTCTATCAGCCCGTCTCCATCCAGGTCGAACTTCATCTCCGACTCCATCACCGCCTGCCAGACCAATCGGAGCAAAAGACGGCTGAGAGCGACGTGGATTCCGGCAAACTCGTGTTTTGCGTTACCAGCGCAGGTGTATATGCGGTGCGACCCCGGCGACACATCGGTGTCAGGTGTACCTGGCAGACGGGCCACATGTCCCGCAGGTACTGACTGTCCTGGGTGAGATGGAagtccctgtagacctgcagCACAAACTTCAGGTTCAGGTCCTTCCAGTCGGCCGTGTCGTGGATGAGGTAGGCGTTGACCCTCTGCCACGGCTCGTCGTCTGTCGCGTCGCAGcgagaggagaaacaaaaataaGTTGTTCAACATGCGGGAAGCGAGGCGCACGATTGCCGAAAATGTCGTAAATTCGAAAACATCGCCGTCTCGCTCTCACCCGGGTCTCCGATGTCGTGAGGCACCACATTTTTGGCCTTGACGGGAGAGCACCGCCCGCTCATCAGATGGAGCCTCTCCGTCGGGTCCCGCTGCACCACGATGCCCGCTGAGGAGAGAGACCGGCGCCGTGAAAACCCGTGGCCGAGCCGGACTTCGATACCGGGGAACACGCGGAGGCGGAGCTATACGAGTCTCTTCACTCACCGATATCGTACTGCACGCTCAAGGCGAGTTTGGGCCACAGCATGATGAGGGCGAAGGAGGCGTAGAAGTGCACGTCGTACGTGTTGTACATCCTGTACTCCTGGCCTGTGGCACAACGGGGATGTGTAACGTTTGCACCGCCGCTGAAAGCGTGTCAACTTAATTTCATCATTTCTTCCAAGATTGTTTATTGGAACTATGGATCGGGGTTTTTTGGACACTACTTCCTGTTCACTTTTATGACGGATACGTCACATTAATAATTAGTTTTGAACGTGAATCGATAAGAAAGCAGAGAAAGTGTCCATGATAAAAAATATACACAGATTActaacacaacatatatatatatatatatatatacactaccgttcaaaagtttgggatcacttagaaatgtctttatttttcaaagaaaagcactgttttttcaataaagataacattaatcaaaaatacacactatacattgttaatgtggtaaatgactattctaggtggaaacgtctggtttctaatgaaatatctccataggtgtacagaggcccatttccatcaactatcactccagtgttctaatggtacattgtgtttgctaatcgccttagaagactaatgtctgattagaaaacccttgtgcaattatgttagcacagctgaaaacagttatgctggtgatataagctatacaactggccttcctttgagcttgaagaacaaaattaatacttcaaatattaatcattatttctaaccttgtcaatgtcttgactatatgttctattcaatgttcaattcatttgataaataaaagtgagttttcatggaagacacaaaattgtctggatgaccccaaacttttgaacggtagtgtatatatatatatatatatatatatatatatatagattactAACTCAACTATTCACCTGCAATTGATGTTCTTGAAGACTCAAATACATCCCAAAGATATATTTAGTTTGATTGAGAATAGGTAATGAGGCGCGAACATTTCTCAAACAATGAACGGATTATCTAAATACTTGCAGATCTATTTTTTTGTCCTCTAAACTCCTTGCGTCCCGCAGACGAACACCCGCTGCGTCGGCATTTTACCTTCCAGGTACGCGAAGCGGCCGAACTCCTTGATGACGGCGGGCTGAGCGGGCAGCCCGCCGTCCTCGCCGCGCACGCCGCCGCTGACGTCGGCGTCCTCCGGCAGCTCCGTCCACACCGTCCCTCCGTCCACCACGAAGTACAGCTCGTTGAACAGGGCCGACTTGTACCAGGAGGGGAGAGAGCTGCGACACGACAACCGTCAGCGCTCGTGGACGGATAATAAAACGATGGATGGGTATTGATGGCGTCTTAATGCACCGTCAGcgtttagaaaaataaaaaaaaggtcacGCTACCTGTCCTGCAGTACGGGTCTTTGCCACTCCTCGATGCTGCTCTCCCACCGCCTGTAGTGCGTCAGGGCGTAGTGGCTGAGCGAGGGCGCCGCATCCCCTTTGCTGCCAAAGTAGCGAGCGTACCTCCTGGAAAACGGAGACGGCACAAGCGGATGTCGACGTGTTCGTCAAGCGATGCGAAAAGCAGAACACGTTGCGTTTGGATTCAACGCGTCCTTCGTGTTTCGGACTTCCGCTCGACCTCCCGGCGTTTCACAAGGAGGTCGCAGGGGCGGCCGTTTCAGTTTGGCCTCTAGGCGTCGAAATCAAAGTCCATTACCAGTCAAAAGTTCTAAAATACTTCCCGCTgtttttccagtttttattgaaatccaAGCAGTTCAAGTCCAGTGAATAACCTGAATGGTACAAAAGGTCAGCGACAAATGACCAGAGGTTAAAGAAAAAAGTTGAAgttaccaaaaactgaaaaataatgtatatttaagagttatacaaaaaggcctttttcagggaacaagtaATGGATTCACAA
Encoded here:
- the LOC130211813 gene encoding GTPase IMAP family member 7-like gives rise to the protein MSNITRIVILGKTGVGKSSLANTLFGEGLFRVGHTLNSETRTCQAETKPVNGRNITLIDSPGFFDTHRSENDLKSEIVRCVTEFAPGPHVFLIVLKVERFTEQEQAVIAKMHEYFSDEFLKYAIVLFTHGDQLPEGQTIESFICNNKLVMELVEKCGGRCHIIDNKCCENNPQERYRNNQVQVKELLNTIDQMVEANRGGCYINEMLQAVEERIKQEVQLIRKSPGNMSEGEIREKAKDKVVLALCLGLACVSVGVVLGVFFGSAASMQVVGALIMRGFALATK
- the gba2 gene encoding non-lysosomal glucosylceramidase, translated to MNTEWGEKSSADLMSRYVSKETGYGVPEEGWRICLAHEFKEKRKPFQAKDVSLSNVLEHVGLGVRYLKWWYKKTQVEKKAPFIDMFRAQPLRQIYGAPLGGIGGGTITRGWRGEFCRWQLNPGMYHYKTVMANQFTVCLRRGGQTVYQQVLSVERPPTLQGWNWGYCGEYAFYHALYPRAWTVYHLPGQNVTLTCRQISPVIPHDYQDSSLPVAVFVWDVENNNDYALDVSIMFTMVNGSGHKDDNSGGHWNEPFHLEKEGEAVSGVLLHHCLAVNPYTLCIAAREQPDREVSHQTAFSPKGTCSGLWSDLITDGRLDSPTGSSPPTPKGDKVAAALAAGCSVPPRSRSSLEFCLTWDMPTITFGSREREHIRRYARYFGSKGDAAPSLSHYALTHYRRWESSIEEWQRPVLQDSSLPSWYKSALFNELYFVVDGGTVWTELPEDADVSGGVRGEDGGLPAQPAVIKEFGRFAYLEGQEYRMYNTYDVHFYASFALIMLWPKLALSVQYDIAGIVVQRDPTERLHLMSGRCSPVKAKNVVPHDIGDPDDEPWQRVNAYLIHDTADWKDLNLKFVLQVYRDFHLTQDSQYLRDMWPVCQAVMESEMKFDLDGDGLIENSGYADQTYDGWTVTGPSAYCGGLWLASLCVMCKMSRLVENEETYKRYRDILDRGGAAFDKLLWNGKYYNYDSSGRDLSNSVMADQCAGHWFLRASGLGDGDYEAFPKEKIQSALKSVFDLNVMSFAGGQMGAVNGMRPEGVPDRSSVQSDEVWIGVVYGLAATMIHEGMLEEGMRTAEGCYRTVWERLGMAFQTPEAYCEKNIYRSLAYMRPLSVWAMQLALQDRTAAARTGATGGERREEAS